A genomic window from Halobellus ruber includes:
- the coxB gene encoding cytochrome c oxidase subunit II: MRKTRLALVSLLAAVVVGLFADPVAAQPSASAELINDLNDKLMWIAVPITLLVEGVLIYTVVKFRNNDEASPTQENRRLEITWTIATALILLFVGVASYGVLADQNVTYQPQAEDASGDPVVVRAEAYQWGWEMSYPEAGNFSTGTEIVVPKDRPVVIRVTSRDVLHGFHAPQLGLKQDAFPHQVNSIRTVPYEEGTYQGYCSEYCGVSHSQMYFSIEVVSQEEYQDWLDEQQNSSQ; this comes from the coding sequence ATGCGAAAAACGCGCTTGGCACTCGTTTCATTGCTCGCCGCGGTGGTGGTGGGCCTCTTTGCGGACCCGGTCGCCGCGCAGCCGTCCGCCAGCGCGGAGCTCATCAACGACCTGAACGACAAGCTGATGTGGATCGCGGTCCCGATCACGCTGCTGGTCGAGGGGGTTCTGATCTACACCGTGGTGAAGTTCCGGAACAACGACGAGGCGTCGCCGACCCAGGAGAACCGGCGGCTGGAGATCACCTGGACGATCGCGACCGCGCTCATCCTGCTCTTCGTCGGCGTCGCCTCCTACGGCGTGCTCGCCGACCAGAACGTCACCTACCAGCCGCAGGCCGAAGACGCTTCCGGCGACCCGGTGGTCGTCCGCGCGGAGGCCTACCAGTGGGGCTGGGAGATGTCGTACCCCGAGGCGGGCAACTTCTCCACCGGCACCGAGATCGTCGTCCCCAAGGACCGGCCGGTGGTGATACGGGTCACCTCCCGTGACGTGCTACACGGGTTCCACGCGCCACAGTTGGGGCTCAAACAGGACGCGTTCCCCCATCAGGTGAACAGTATCCGGACGGTCCCCTACGAGGAGGGCACCTACCAGGGCTACTGCTCTGAGTACTGCGGGGTCTCACACTCCCAGATGTACTTCTCCATCGAGGTCGTCTCCCAGGAGGAGTACCAAGACTGGCTCGACGAACAGCAGAACAGTAGCCAGTAG
- a CDS encoding adenylyltransferase/cytidyltransferase family protein — protein sequence MTRRVVAQGTFDLVHPGHVHYLSEAAELGDELHVIVARRDNVTHKQGPVLDGRQRRDVVDALDVVTKAHLGHPEDIFVPIERIDPDVIVLGHDQHHDADAVRGALDARGIDCEVTRASAREQKYDDELLSTGRIVDRIIAERGTDSSAAADGAASGPD from the coding sequence GTGACCCGCCGGGTGGTCGCCCAGGGCACGTTCGACCTCGTCCATCCGGGCCACGTCCACTACCTCTCCGAGGCCGCGGAACTGGGCGACGAACTCCACGTTATCGTCGCACGTCGGGACAACGTCACCCACAAACAGGGGCCCGTCCTCGACGGACGGCAGCGCCGCGACGTCGTCGACGCCCTCGACGTCGTGACCAAGGCCCACCTCGGCCACCCCGAGGACATCTTCGTGCCGATCGAGCGGATAGACCCCGACGTGATCGTGTTGGGTCACGACCAGCATCACGACGCCGACGCCGTCCGCGGCGCGCTCGACGCCCGGGGAATCGACTGCGAGGTGACCCGGGCGTCGGCGCGGGAGCAGAAGTACGACGACGAACTCCTCTCGACCGGGCGGATCGTCGACCGGATCATCGCGGAGCGGGGGACGGACAGCAGCGCGGCCGCGGACGGAGCAGCCTCCGGGCCGGACTAG
- a CDS encoding Mov34/MPN/PAD-1 family protein — translation MRLFRSSEVIGIAADALDFAREASQESHPDEYMGFLRGEAARNFDLDRSGTVITEVLIVPGTRSNPMSATVDSNMVPNDRRTVGSIHSHPNGVLRPSDADLDTFGNGTVHIILGHPYGPDDWRAFDQDGDVRSLDVLDVDLPDPEDFFDFTEADLDIDYTGGGYAGGSER, via the coding sequence ATGCGACTCTTCCGGTCGAGTGAGGTCATCGGCATCGCCGCCGACGCCCTCGACTTCGCGCGGGAGGCCTCCCAGGAGTCACACCCCGACGAGTATATGGGCTTTCTCCGCGGGGAGGCCGCCCGCAACTTCGATCTCGACCGCTCCGGGACCGTGATCACCGAGGTGCTGATCGTCCCCGGCACCCGCTCGAACCCGATGAGCGCCACCGTCGACTCCAATATGGTCCCGAACGACCGCCGGACCGTGGGGTCGATCCACTCACACCCGAACGGCGTCCTCCGCCCCAGCGACGCCGACCTCGACACCTTCGGCAACGGGACGGTCCACATCATCCTGGGGCATCCCTACGGACCGGACGACTGGCGGGCGTTCGACCAGGACGGCGACGTTCGGAGCCTCGACGTCCTCGACGTCGACCTCCCGGACCCCGAGGACTTCTTCGACTTCACCGAGGCCGACCTCGACATCGACTACACGGGCGGCGGCTACGCCGGAGGGTCCGAGCGGTGA